DNA sequence from the Prolixibacter sp. SD074 genome:
TGAAGGGGGAAGCGAAGAGATGTTTCTCACCTGGTACTGGACGGAACACGCAAATCCGGTTCGCTCGATAATTTCAAACGCGACTGGCCCAATCCGGTGGTCTCGTCCATGGAAACCATCCGGAAAGTGGATGAAATGTGGCCCAACCTTGGATTGGGTGAATTCATCGAATCGCCATCGTTACGATATATTCCCATTCAGAAAGGTGACGGAGCTATTGCCGGGGAAGAATGAGCCGATAATCCGGGTCCAAAATCATTCAATCACACCCGAACCAATTTGCTCATCGTCGGTGTACCAGGCTACAAACTGCCCGGCTGTAATGCCGCGCTGTTCTTCTTCGAAAATAACGTAGAGGCCTTCTTCGCGCATGTACATCCGTCCTTTTTCGAGAGGCTGACGATACCGTATCCGGAAGAGAAAATCCTTTTCTTCTCCCACCGGAATTTCCAGGTCGGGTCTAATCCAGTGAGTATCTTCTTTGGGAACAAACAGCCCGGGACGGTACAGCCCGGGATGTGATTTTCCTTCGCCCACATAAATAATGTTCCGGTTAATGTCGGTGGCCAACACGAAGAGAGGTTCAGCATAACCGCCTATATTCAATCCTTTCCGTTGCCCGATGGTATAAAACTGGGCACCGTTGTGCTCGCCGATTACTTTCCCGTTCCACGGTTTGTAAGGGAAGGCATAGCATAGTTTTTTGAAATTGTCCGGTGTTTTTTCCACTCCCTTTTTCCGGGCCATAAAGTTGGCCGGAATTTCAATCACGTTGCCCTTTTTCGGTTCCAGCTTTTGCTGAAGAAAACGGGCAAGTCCACTTTTCCCACAAAGCAGATTCCCTGTGAATCCTTTCGTTCGGCAGTTATCAATCCCTGTTCACGGGCAATTTCACGCACATCAGGCTTCAGCAAATGGCCTATCGGGAATATGGACTTAGCCAGTTGTTCCTGGTTGAGCTGACACAGGAAATAACTCTGGTCCTTGTTTGGGTCGGAACCGGCCAGCAGCAAGCGATAGTATGTTTTTCCATCCTTCACTACCTCGGCTTTCCGGCAATAATGTCCGGTGGCCACGTAGTCGGCACCCAGTTCCATAGCCTTTTCCATGAACATGTCGAACTTGATTTCGCGATTGCAGAGCACGTCCGGGTTGGGCGTATGCCCTTTCCCGTACTCCTCGAACATATAATCGACTACCCTTTTCCGGTAGAAATCCGACAAATCGACTACGTGGAAGGGGATATCCAGCTTTTTGGCAATCATCTCTGCAAAGGTGATATCATCCTCCCAGGTACAACTCGCCCGTCCGGTGCGTTCTTTCCAGTTAATCATGAACACACCAATCACTTCATAACCTTGCTGCTTGAGCAGGTATGCGGCAACGCTCGAATCGACGCCGCCCGATAATCCGACTACAACTTTTTCCTTCATGCGTAATAAAAATCAGCGCAAAGGTATTCTTTTTAAAAGAATTGACAACGAATGAATGGGGAGGCGTTGAGCGCTTAACCTAGATATAATCGATGATGTGGTGATGGCAATTGGTGCAGTTCCCTTTTTTATCGAGTCCGGAAATCTCGGTGTAGTAACCTGATCGGTCGATGACCCGCTGGTGGCATTTACTGCAGAAAGTAGAGCTGCGGCGGTCATCCCCTACATTTCCCAAGTAAACGTAATTCAAATGCCGCACAGCGATTTCAAATAAATCGAGTAGCGTATTCACCGGTGTGGCTGCAATGTTCTGTTTGAAAGCAGGGAAATAGCGGGATAGATGCAGTGGCGTATCTTTTCCGGTTTCCCCGGCTATCCAGCGAACCATCTCTTCAAATTCATCAAAGTCATCGTTCATCCCGGGAATGACCAGTTGGTCAGCTCCAGATGGCTCTCAGATTGCGCAATGATGCGGATGCTGTTCTTCACGGGTTCCAGTCTGGCACGCGTCATTTTGTGATAAAAGTTCTCCGAAAAGGCTTTCAGATCGACATTGAAAGCGTCGATATAGGGCAGAAGCCTTAACAGAGGAGCCTTGTTGATGTAGCCATTGGTCACCATCACGGTTTTCAAACGCGTATTCAGCGCCCGTTTGGAAATTTCGTACATGTATTCATAAGCAATACCGGGTTCGCTGTAGGTAAAAGCAATTCCGAGGTTGTCCTCATCGCTTAGCGCAATCTGTACCAACTCTTCGGTTGAAATAATTTAAAGTTGTCAAATTCGTCGGGCGATACCTGCGAGATACGGTAGTTCTGGCAAAACGAACACTTCAGGTTACAGCCAATGGTGCCAATGGAGAGGATTTTACTTCCGGGATAGAAGTGATAGAGCGGCTTCTTCTCGATAGGGTCGGAACCGTATGCGGCTACCTTCTCAAAAATTTCGGTATACAAGTCTCCGCCCACATTTTTCCGAACCCGGCAGGCCCCGCGTTTCCCTTCATTTATGATGCAGTAGTGTGGGCATAACTTACACCGGACAATGTTCTGGCCCGCCCTTTCGTAATACAACGCATTCTTCATGGGGGATGAATATTGTGTTCGTCACTTATCATCAACAATTCAGATTGGCTGGTAGTTCAATCGGTCTTCCTGTAAAGAAACAGGCAGACTATCAAAATTTGGGCGAAGTTGCCGGAAGAAAATCATATCTTACTATGAAAGATTATGGTATTTTTACCGCACCGTAACCATGAATGATATCGATAACATATTAGCACAGTCCGGTTTTTCCCGTGAGGAAATCATCCGCCTGCTTTCGCTGGAAGGAGAGGCGAAGATGAACCTTTTCAGGAAAGCTGCCGAAGTGAAAGCTGAACACACCGGGCATGAAGTTTACTTTCGCGGCTTGGTGGAGTTTCAAACGTATGCGATAAAAAACTGCTACTATTGCGGCATCCGGAAGGATAATGACGGGGTGCATCGCTACAACCTTTCCGATGAGGACATTCTGACAGCGGCCGTTTTGCCTGGGAGAATCGCTACGGTTCGTTGGTGTTACAATCGGGAGAATTAGCCTCACCTGCGTTTGCCAACCGGGTAGAAAACCTGTTGCGCGAAATCAAGCGGTTGAGCAATGGCGAGCTTGGCATCACCATATCGCTGGGCGAACAATCGCCCGAAGTGTACCGCCGCTGGTTCGAAGCTGGCGCACACCGCTATCTGCTGCGCATCGAGTCATCAACTCCGGAACTGTACCGACGAATCCATCCAAACGATTCATTACATGATTTTGATACTCGTTTTAGCCTGCCTGCAGTCGCTGCAGGAAACCGGTTACCAGACCGGCACCGGTGTGATGATTGGCCTGCCTTTTCAAACCCTCGAAAATCTGGCCGATGACCTGCTCTTTTTTTAAAACTTTCGATATCGACATGGTAGGCATGGGGCCGTATCTCGAGCATGCCGAAACGCCTCTGTATGCATTTCGCGATACATTTGATGCCATTGCAACACCGCTTTGAGCTTTCGCTGAAAATGATTGCCGTTTTGCGATTGCTCATGCCCGACATCAACATTGCGGCGGCAACAGCGTTGCAGGCCATCGATCCGCTGGGGCGTGAAAAAGCTGTGAAAGTGGGTGCCAATGTGATTATGCCCAATATTACCCCCGGCATGTATCGCAAACGATTACGCACTTTACCAGAACAAGCCCTGTGTTGGGGAGGAACCGGAACAGTGCAAAGGGTGCCTGGATGCCCGCATTGCGCTGGCCGAAGGAGTGATTGGCTATGGCAAGTGGGGCGATTCACTTCATTTTCAAAAGCGGATGAAGGTTTCCTCCCGGTAGTACTTTACATTTTTTCCGTACAACAATTCTCCTGTCCATGCCGCGTGGTGTGGCGAACTGTGGAAAGGTTATCGATGTGTGGAATTTAATTCCACAAAGTGTGGAATCTGTCCCACAACCCTTATAGAACTTGCCGAGCCGGTATTTTCCCGAATAATATTTATTAGTCTATTCCCGGTTGATTTCTAATTGCTTATGTCGGGTTGTTCAGGTAGGGAAATATCGCTGAAAGTTTTGGCATAATATTCCCTTATTAGTTAACAGGTGATTTGATATTAATTATTGGACGAAAACGAAAGTGAATAAAGAAATGAGGAAGCTAGTTATTATTTTGCTCGTGTTGCCTTTTTTTACGGCATGTAATCAAAAGGAATTAAAAAAGTTGAAGGAAGAAAATGCACAACTGACCCAAATAGCGCAGAAGCGTGATTCCACCATCAACGATTTTGTTGAATCGTTTCAGGCCATTGCTGCCAACCTCGATTCAATTAAGGTAAAAGAGAAATTGATTTCGGTACAGGCTGCGGGAGAACAGACTGCTGATTCAAAAACGCAGGTGTTGAATGATTTGAATTTGGTGAAAAGCCAGCTGAATAAGAATAAAGCTGATTTGGCCGATTTGAACAATAAACTGAAAAATAGTTGGTACCGCAATTCAAAACTGAAGAAATTGACTGAAAGTCTGCAGAGACAGATTCAGGAAAAAGAGGAGTCGGTTGCTAACCTGACATCTCAGGTTGCTGCTCTGAACGGAAAAGTGGATAACCTGAATGGACAGGTTGCCGAGTTGAAATGATACAGTTCAATCGCTCTCTGCAGAAAATCAGTTGAAAGGAAAATTACTGAACGAAAAGACAGATAGACTTCATACCGCTTACTACGTAACCGGTACGACAAAGGAGCTGAGGGATCAGCATGTTATTTCAGCCACAGGAGGCTTACTGGGAATTGGAAGGACAAACAAGTTAAACGACCAAATCGATCCGTCGAAATTTACGGCCATCGATATCACCAAGACGACAACGATTCCGGTGAATGGGAGAAAATCAACATGGTAACAGCACACCCGGCTGACTCGTACAAAATCGAGCAAAAGGACAACGAAGTTGAAGCCATCACGATTACAAACCCTGAAGAATTCTGGAAAGCTTCCAGGTATTTGGTCGTGGCTGAAAGATAATTATTAGGTTTTAAGATTGGTTTCTCAAAAGAGCATCCCGCCCGGGATGCTCTTTTAGTTTGTAGCCGGTAACAAAAAAAACGTTGCCCAGCTCTAGTCAATTTCCGAGGGGCAGATTACCACGCCGTGTAATTAACCAACCAAGCGGATTGGAAAGGGAATTTTTATATCGTAAAGCTTTAGAATGCCTATGGCATTTTATAGACCAATGAATTAATATTCATTCCAGCCCCAACAGAAGCAAACACCAGTATGTTTCCATTTGTCACCTTCTGATCAGTCAATTGGTTATCAAGTAGCAAACTAAGCAAAGTAGGAATCGTTGCCACCGAACTATTTCCGAGTTCGGCTATGGTCATTGGCATAATATGTTTAGGAATTTCTTTTTTATTATAGAGCTTGAACAAGCCTGTCAGTATGGCATCGTCCATTTTGGCATTCGCCTGATGTATCAATACTTTATCTATCTGTTCCAATTCTATTTTTGCTTTTTCAAGGGCTTCTTTTACAACCATCGGAACCGTATTTAATGCATATTCATAATTTACGCCCATGCATTTTTAAAAATAATTCATTCCCTTGATAATCCGGGTTGTTCGATTTGCCCATCCGAAGCAGGAAAATGATTTAACATATCTGATCGGGAAGCGTGGGAGAGAATTCCAACAGGCTCATCACTCTCAATCGCTTCCAGAATGGTCGCGCCGGCACCGTCAGAATAAATCATACTATCTCTGTCGTATGGGTCGGATATGCGTGAGAGGGTTTCCGCCCCTATTATTAACGCCCTTTTTGCATCACCGGATCGAAGGAAATAATCTGCCTGTATCATACCCATGAGCCATCCGGGACAACCAAAAGGCACATCAAATGCGATGGTTTTTGGGTTTTCGATACCTAATTTATTTTTAACCCGGGCTGCCAGGCTGGGAAGCAGGTCTGACTTTCGATTATTATTTTGTACATCCCCGAAATTATGTGCGACAATAATATAATCAAGGCTTTCTTTATTAACCCCTGAATTTAGGATAGCATCTTTTGCTGCAAAAGATGCTATATCAGAAGCTTGCAGGTCGCAGTAACATACTTCGTTCTCTGATCCCAGTTATTTTCTCAAATTTTTTATTATTTCTTCATTCGGGTATTTATTTATTCCCATCAGAATCATAAAATTCATTATGCAGAAAATCTTCATTTAATACTCTTTTTTCAGGGATATAATATCCTGAACCTTTATAACAGAATATCGCTTTTTCATTCGTTGTATTATAATCCACGTCAACAAAATTAATTCGTGGGGAGTAAAACTACAATATATCTTCATATTAATTCGCTCTTGGAAGCATATTTGTAATTTATCCGAATCTTGGGGACAGCCCGGGGCAACACGATAATTATTCACCCGTCATCAACGATATACTGCGATCTTTCGGAGGAAATGGAGGAAGCGTTTAAGATACCGGATACAAATGTGCGCCTGGGGTTGGACCGGAAGATGTTGAGGATATGAAAGAAGACATTCAGCAGGCGTTGGATAAATTAACGTAAAAATTCGACAGAAAGACCAGCGGCGAAATGTTGCCACTTTAATACTACCTTTGCCTCCATAAATCATAGCGATGCAGGAAAAACAGACCTCAGTTAAACGGCCTTCAAAGAAACACGAACCCAAGGGATTAACCATTCTTTATGAGGATCGGGATATTTTGGTAGTCAATAAGATGAATGGTTTGCTCACGATGAGTACCGCCAGGGAAAAGGAGAATACCGCTTATTTTCTGCTGACCGACTATGTGAAAAAAGGAAATCCCCGCTCTAAGAGCCGGATATTTATTGTACATCGGCTGGACAGGGAAACCTCCGGAGTATTGGTTTTGCGAAGAGTGAACCCGCCAAACGGTATTTACAGGATAACTGGGCAACGTTTCATAAAACGTATTACGCGGTTGTTCACGGTCAGCTGGCCGAAAAAGAAGGCATCATTACCTTTATTTGGTGGAGAACCAGTTGCACCGGATGTACTCCATCAATAATCCGAAAGGGAAAGTTTTCGAAAACCGGTTACCGGGTCGTCAGGGAATCGGACCAGCTTAGCTTGCTGGAAATCGATCTTTTTACCGGAACGAAGAACCAGATCAGGGTCCAGTTTTCGGAAGAGGGACATCCGGTGGCCGGCGATAAAATGTACGGAGTAAAAGATCGAGGCGTCAAACGACTGGCGCTCCATTCGGCTTCCTTAAAGCTGACCCACCCATTTACGAAAGAAACCATGGTTTTGAGACGGATATTCCGGCCTACTTCAAAGTGTTATTGAAGCATTAGGTCTTTCATGAGGTAGAAGGTATTTCTCCCAAACTATCGTTTCACTATTTCCTCGTTAACTTTCACTCTATTCAGGACTTTTATCTGGACGCTACCGGGAATACCGAGCGAGACTTGAAACATTCCTTGTTCTCTTCCTAAATCTTTCAATGAAAGGAGAAGTTGTATCTCATTCGATGTGGAGAAATTTGACTAACGCAAACTGGTAGGTACTGGTTGGATATTTGCGCCAAACTTCTTATTTTACACACTCAAAACAGTACATAAATCCTGCCTAATGATGAAAAGAATATCACTGATTACTTTTTTGTTGACGCTTCTGTCGCTGGCTTCTTTCGGGCAAAAAATATCCGAAGGATTGGGAAAATCCGCGCATGATTGAACGGAACAAAATGGAAGCGCATGCCACGCTGTATCCGTTTCAGGATGTGAAAACAGCCCTGACCATGGAGCGGGACAATTCGCAATGGTACGAATCGTTGAATGGGACCTGGAAATTTTATTTCGTTCCTAAAGCCGAAGGAGCAACTACCGATTTCGCGAAAAAGGGGTTTGATGCTTCTGCTTGGGACAACATTTCGGTGCCATCAAGCTGGGAAATGAAAGGATACGGTACCCCGATTTATACCAACATTACTTATCCTTTCCCGGCAAAACCACCGTATATCCTTCGGGACAATCCGGTCGGTTCATACATCCGCGACTTTGATGTGCCTGATAACTGGAAAGACCGGGAAGTAATCTTACACTTTGGCGGCGTTTCGTCGGCCATGTATGTGTGGGTGAACGGACAAAAAGCGGGGTATAGCCAGGGAAGCCGGCTTCCGGACGAGTTTGATATTACTGATTATATCGTACCCGGAAAGAACCGGGTGGCGGTGCAGGTGTACCGCTGGAGCGACGGCAGTTACCTGGAAGATCAGGACCATTGGCGGATGAGCGGTATTCACCGGGAAGTGTACCTGGTGGCTCAGCCCAAAGTGAATATATATGATCTGGCTGTTCGCACCGATTTGGATGCGGCATACAAAGATGCCGAGCTGCAAATCCGGCCGCGCGTAAAAGTACCGGATGATACCGATCCAAAGGGATGGACATTTAGTGCACAATTGTATAACGAGCAGGGAAACAAAGTAAAGAACGGGGAGATGAGTATCTTGGTGAATCATATTTTGCACGAAAGTGTCCCACAGCGCGACAACGTACCATTTGCTTTGCTGAAAACGCATATTACCAATCCGGTGAAATGGTCGGCCGAGAATCCGTACCTCTACATATTGGTTGTAACCCTGAAGGATGCTGATGGCAACGTTGTGGATGCGACCAGTACGCATGTGGGGTTCCGGAAAGTTGAGTGGAACCACGGCGTATTCAAGGTCAACGGCCGTCCGGTGAAGCTATACGGCGTGAACCGGCACGATCACAGCGACGTGAATGGAAAGGCGGTTACCCGGAAGGAGATGCTCGACGATATTCTTCTGATGAAGCGCTTCAACCTGAATGCGGTGCGTACTTCGCATTATCCGAACGATCCGTATTTCTACGATATGTGCGACAAATACGGTATTTATGTTCTGGATGAAACCGATCTGGAAACACATGGCCTGACTGGCTATTTCACCAACAATACCTCCTGGACATACGCATTTGTGGATCGTGCCGTCAGGATGGTGGAACGGGACAAAAATCACCCGGCCATTATCGGTTGGTCGCTTGGAAACGAATCGGGGGTAGGCCCGAACCATGCGGCAATGGCCGGTTGGATTCGCAGTTACGACCCGGCCCGGTTGATTCACTACGAAGGAGCGCAGGGCGATCCGGCCAGTCCGGATTATGTGCCGGTTAACAGCAAGGATATTGGAAACGGCCCTATGATGCCAATCCAACCGATAGGCAATGGGTCGATGTTATCAGCCGGATGTATCCGTCGCCAGCTTTGCTCGAAGGATTGGCGAAAAGCCCCTGGGTTCACCGCCCCATCGTGATGTGTGAATACGCCCACTCCATGGGCAACTCCACCGGCGATTTGAAAAAATACTGGGAGGTCATCCGTTCGCATCCCAACCTGATGGGTGGTTTTATCTGGGACTGGATTGATCAGGGCATCCTAGAGAAGGATAAAGACGGTAAACCTTACTGGGCCTATGGAGGCGATTTCGGCGACAAGCCCAACGACGGAAACTTCTGTATTAATGGTATTGTTGCTCCCGATCGCACGGCCAAACCAGCCTTGTGGGAGTGCAAACATGTATTCCAGCCCATCAGTGTCAGTCCGGTTGACCTGAAGAATTTCGATTTCACGGTAGTGAACCGGCAGGACTTTACGGGCCTGGAACCCTATACGCTCAAGTGGTTGTTACGGGAAAACGGTGTTGAGGTGCAGCATGGTATCATTCCGGCGCCTGCTTGTGCTCCGGGAGAGAATGCCCGTTTCCATGTTCCGGTCGATCAAGACAAACTGAAGAAGGATGCTGAGTACGTTCTGAATATCAGCTGGGATTTGGCGAAGAAAACGCTGTGGGCCGATGCCGGGTTCGAAATTGCCTGGAATGAATTTACCCTTCCGGGACACAAAGTGAAACCGGCTGCGGTAGTTTCCGGTAAGGCGAGAGCCACCGAAAATGGCAACCATATTACCTTGTCGGGAAAGAACTTCACGGTAGTGGTTGATAAGGCGAAGGGAGCCGTTTCGTCCTATAAAGTGAATGGCAAAGAACAGTTCGTTAGTCCGTTGAAGCCTGACTTCTGGCGTGTGCCAACAGATAATGATCTGGCTGGTGGTAATCATATTTTCCGCGACATGCGTGTTTGGAAAGACGCGGTTGCCCATATGACCCTTCAGTCGGCAACCATTGACGAGAATCAATCAGGTGTTGTTTGTACCTATAGGCTGCCGGTGGATGCATCGACACTGAAGGTGCACTATCTGGTGGAAGAAAACGGAACGCTTCAGGTGTCGGCCGATGTATTGAAAGGTGACAACGCGCCCGATTTGCCACGCTTTGGCTTTACGGTGGAAGTTCCGGGAACGTTGACCGAAACGGCGTATTACGGAAAAGGGCCGTGGGAAAATTACTGGGACCGGAAATCAGGCGCCAAACTGGCCTTGTATAAAACACCGACCAGCGATTTGCAATACAAATATGTGCGTCCGCAGGAAAACGGTAACCGGAGCGATGTTCGCTGGTTTGCCCTTGCCGGGAAAAACGGAGGTTTGATGGTCCGGGGAGGGGCGAAGGTCGATTTCAGCGTGTGGCCTTACACCGCACCCGATTTGGAGCAGGCAAAACACATTGATGAGGTGCAGGTTCGCGATTTCTTCACCGTTCACATCGACTACAAGCAATTGGGTGTTGGCGGCGACGATACCTGGAGCGCCCAAGCCATTGCCCATCCGCCGTACCGGTTATCGGCCAAAAGCTATCAATACAGCTTTACCATTCGTACGGTAAAATCCATTGCACAGGCAGAGAAACTTTATTAGATCACGGTTTATAAAAACAGGGAAAACCCCAGCTGGTTTAACAACGACGGAATAAACTTCGGCGCCTGCCTTAATTTGGTAGCCTGCTCGAAAGAATAAGCCAGTTTGATCAGTTCCGGTTCCGACCACGCTGTACCGACAAAGGAAAGACCGATAGGTAATTCGTGGACAAATCCGGACGGCACGGTAATACTCGGATATCCCGAAACAGCGGCCAAATCCGAGCTTCCACCACCAAAATGATCGCCATTTAACCGGTCGATGGTCCACGAGGGGCCATTCGTTGGTGCAATCAATGCATTCAGGTTGTGCTTCTTCATGGCGCTGTCGATATATTTTGCCGGAAGGGTTTTGGTAATCTTGAGTGCGTTCAGGTACTCTTTCTCCGAAGGTGTTTTCTCTTCAGCAGTAATGAAAATCGCCTGGTCGGACCATTGCAATTCTTTAGCATTGTTCTGCTTGTTAAACTCGATGAGTTCCTTCAGGTTTTTCCTGGGAGCTTCAGGATGTTCAGCAAGGTATTTATTCAGGTCGTTTTTGAACTCGTAAACCATAACTGTCCATTCGGCTTTGGACCATTCCTTCTGATCTTTCATGGGTTCCAGATCCACCAGTTCGGCTCCCTGTAGCTTCATGGCATCCATCGCCTGGTCCATGAGCGTATCCACATCCGGGTTAAACCCGAAGTAATCTTTTATGATACCAATTCGTGCCCCGTTTAGTCCGTTTTTATCCAGGAACTGCGTATAATCGGTCCCTTTCCATTTGGAAGCAGGCATGGTGGATTTGTCGTTGGCATCGTCGCCAACCAACGGTCCCAAAAGTGTGGCTGCATCCGTAACGCTTCGGGCCATCGGTCCGGCGGTATCCTGGCTGTGCGAAATGGGAATGATGCCGTGGCGTGACCACAGTCCAACCGTTGGTTTGATGCCTACCACCCCGTTTATCCCGGAAGGACAAACAATGGAACCATCCGTTTCGGTCCCGATGGCAATGGCGCAAAAGTTCGACGAAACGGCAGCTCCGGAACCGGAACTGGAGCCACAGGGTGAGCGATCGACCACATATGGATTACAGGTCTGGCCACCGCGGCCGCTCCATCCGCTTGAGGAATGATTGGAACGGAAGTTGGCCCATTCGCTGAGGTTGGTTTTCCCCAGCAAAACAGCGCCGGCTTCCCGAAGTTTTGCGACAATAAAAGCGTCGTTCTTGGGGTGATTGCCTTCCAGGGCCAGCGATCCGGCCGTAGTTTGCATCTTATCGCCGGTATCGATGTTGTCTTTTATCAAAATGGGAATTCCATGCAACGGGCCTCTCACTTTTCCGGCTTTTCGTTCTTCATCCAGTTTTCTTGCAATGGTAATGGCATCGGGATTCAGTTCGATGACGGTGTGGAGTGACGGGCCGTTTTGATCGACGGCCTTAATTCGTCCCAGGTATTTGTTGGTCAGCTGTTCGGTGGTAAGTTCGCCGCTTTTCATCTTTTGCTGAAGTTGCTCAATGGTCACCTCGTTGAATTCGAACCGGGTGAAATCAGCAGTTGGTG
Encoded proteins:
- a CDS encoding tRNA methyl transferase PRC-barrel domain-containing protein, coding for MIEIPANFMARKKGVEKTPDNFKKLCYAFPYKPWNGKVIGEHNGAQFYTIGQRKGLNIGGYAEPLFVLATDINRNIIYVGEGKSHPGLYRPGLFVPKEDTHWIRPDLEIPVGEEKDFLFRIRYRQPLEKGRMYMREEGLYVIFEEEQRGITAGQFVAWYTDDEQIGSGVIE
- the mnmA gene encoding tRNA 2-thiouridine(34) synthase MnmA, coding for MKEKVVVGLSGGVDSSVAAYLLKQQGYEVIGVFMINWKERTGRASCTWEDDITFAEMIAKKLDIPFHVVDLSDFYRKRVVDYMFEEYGKGHTPNPDVLCNREIKFDMFMEKAMELGADYVATGHYCRKAEVVKDGKTYYRLLLAGSDPNKDQSYFLCQLNQEQLAKSIFPIGHLLKPDVREIAREQGLITAERKDSQGICFVGKVDLPVFFSKSWNRKRAT
- a CDS encoding radical SAM protein, producing the protein MVQIALSDEDNLGIAFTYSEPGIAYEYMYEISKRALNTRLKTVMVTNGYINKAPLLRLLPYIDAFNVDLKAFSENFYHKMTRARLEPVKNSIRIIAQSESHLELTNWSFPG
- a CDS encoding 3-oxoacyl-[acyl-carrier-protein] synthase III C-terminal domain-containing protein, with product MVVKEALEKAKIELEQIDKVLIHQANAKMDDAILTGLFKLYNKKEIPKHIMPMTIAELGNSSVATIPTLLSLLLDNQLTDQKVTNGNILVFASVGAGMNINSLVYKMP
- a CDS encoding glycoside hydrolase family 2 TIM barrel-domain containing protein, yielding MIERNKMEAHATLYPFQDVKTALTMERDNSQWYESLNGTWKFYFVPKAEGATTDFAKKGFDASAWDNISVPSSWEMKGYGTPIYTNITYPFPAKPPYILRDNPVGSYIRDFDVPDNWKDREVILHFGGVSSAMYVWVNGQKAGYSQGSRLPDEFDITDYIVPGKNRVAVQVYRWSDGSYLEDQDHWRMSGIHREVYLVAQPKVNIYDLAVRTDLDAAYKDAELQIRPRVKVPDDTDPKGWTFSAQLYNEQGNKVKNGEMSILVNHILHESVPQRDNVPFALLKTHITNPVKWSAENPYLYILVVTLKDADGNVVDATSTHVGFRKVEWNHGVFKVNGRPVKLYGVNRHDHSDVNGKAVTRKEMLDDILLMKRFNLNAVRTSHYPNDPYFYDMCDKYGIYVLDETDLETHGLTGYFTNNTSWTYAFVDRAVRMVERDKNHPAIIGWSLGNESGVGPNHAAMAGWIRSYDPARLIHYEGAQGDPASPDYVPVNSKDIGNGPMMPIQPIGNGSMLSAGCIRRQLCSKDWRKAPGFTAPS
- a CDS encoding glycoside hydrolase family 2 TIM barrel-domain containing protein, producing the protein MYPSPALLEGLAKSPWVHRPIVMCEYAHSMGNSTGDLKKYWEVIRSHPNLMGGFIWDWIDQGILEKDKDGKPYWAYGGDFGDKPNDGNFCINGIVAPDRTAKPALWECKHVFQPISVSPVDLKNFDFTVVNRQDFTGLEPYTLKWLLRENGVEVQHGIIPAPACAPGENARFHVPVDQDKLKKDAEYVLNISWDLAKKTLWADAGFEIAWNEFTLPGHKVKPAAVVSGKARATENGNHITLSGKNFTVVVDKAKGAVSSYKVNGKEQFVSPLKPDFWRVPTDNDLAGGNHIFRDMRVWKDAVAHMTLQSATIDENQSGVVCTYRLPVDASTLKVHYLVEENGTLQVSADVLKGDNAPDLPRFGFTVEVPGTLTETAYYGKGPWENYWDRKSGAKLALYKTPTSDLQYKYVRPQENGNRSDVRWFALAGKNGGLMVRGGAKVDFSVWPYTAPDLEQAKHIDEVQVRDFFTVHIDYKQLGVGGDDTWSAQAIAHPPYRLSAKSYQYSFTIRTVKSIAQAEKLY
- a CDS encoding amidase; amino-acid sequence: MKRRSFFKTAAIGGAAFSLSPLAACEDKSGKTAAPTADFTRFEFNEVTIEQLQQKMKSGELTTEQLTNKYLGRIKAVDQNGPSLHTVIELNPDAITIARKLDEERKAGKVRGPLHGIPILIKDNIDTGDKMQTTAGSLALEGNHPKNDAFIVAKLREAGAVLLGKTNLSEWANFRSNHSSSGWSGRGGQTCNPYVVDRSPCGSSSGSGAAVSSNFCAIAIGTETDGSIVCPSGINGVVGIKPTVGLWSRHGIIPISHSQDTAGPMARSVTDAATLLGPLVGDDANDKSTMPASKWKGTDYTQFLDKNGLNGARIGIIKDYFGFNPDVDTLMDQAMDAMKLQGAELVDLEPMKDQKEWSKAEWTVMVYEFKNDLNKYLAEHPEAPRKNLKELIEFNKQNNAKELQWSDQAIFITAEEKTPSEKEYLNALKITKTLPAKYIDSAMKKHNLNALIAPTNGPSWTIDRLNGDHFGGGSSDLAAVSGYPSITVPSGFVHELPIGLSFVGTAWSEPELIKLAYSFEQATKLRQAPKFIPSLLNQLGFSLFL